The following are from one region of the Nitratidesulfovibrio sp. genome:
- a CDS encoding polysaccharide biosynthesis/export family protein translates to MDTASLFRHAAPSHVAPSHVAPSHVAPSHVATCRAGAAAWLPALFLLLVLGVLLGPACATAPAAPSEAKSPASSGAAPATGADLPPFAANLFQGNFGQARSAEARELAPGDRLVLRLWGDRNFDGVVMVSDAGDIELQDLGIVPVAGLAQAQVMEAIRSKLSASGVENVQVYVSPLDGRPVSVFVTGFVMKPGRYSGAPSDSVLAFLDRAGGIDPRRGSYRTIRLLRGGAELGSFDLYPFALKGALPLVRLLDGDTIVVGEKGPAVSASGEIRNAARFEFRKGEATGAKLAEMADPLATASHASIVGTRNGAPFNLYLPLREFRTLPLADGDRVEFLADTPGDTIMVEVQGAIRGASRFPLKRTARLRDVQQYIAVDADRADLSGLYIKRRSVAARQKRAIEDALRRLEESSFTATSASPEEAQIRNHEAEMIAKFAEKARNVTPEGIVVVGSGGKVADIALEDGDVIVIPEKSDVVLVTGEVVMPQAIVWNGDRRLKDYVRGAGGYTNRADTGNILLVRPNGEVFRTSDTTIAAGDQVLVLPRVDSKNLQTVKDMSQILYQIAVATKVVIGL, encoded by the coding sequence ATGGATACCGCATCGCTTTTCCGCCACGCCGCGCCCAGTCACGTCGCGCCCAGCCATGTCGCGCCCAGCCACGTCGCGCCCAGTCACGTCGCGACCTGTCGCGCGGGGGCTGCCGCATGGCTGCCCGCCCTTTTCCTGCTGCTTGTGCTGGGCGTCCTGCTGGGTCCGGCTTGCGCCACCGCGCCTGCCGCCCCGTCCGAGGCCAAGTCGCCCGCGTCTTCCGGAGCCGCCCCGGCCACCGGAGCCGACCTGCCGCCCTTTGCCGCCAACCTGTTCCAGGGCAACTTCGGACAGGCCCGCAGCGCGGAGGCGCGCGAATTGGCCCCCGGCGACCGGCTGGTGCTGCGCCTGTGGGGCGACCGCAACTTCGACGGCGTGGTCATGGTGAGCGACGCTGGCGACATCGAACTGCAGGATCTGGGGATCGTGCCCGTGGCCGGGCTTGCCCAGGCCCAGGTGATGGAGGCCATCCGCAGCAAGCTCAGCGCGTCCGGCGTGGAAAACGTGCAGGTCTACGTAAGCCCGCTGGACGGGCGGCCCGTGTCGGTCTTCGTCACCGGCTTCGTCATGAAGCCGGGCCGCTACAGCGGCGCGCCGTCCGATTCGGTGCTGGCCTTCCTGGACCGGGCGGGTGGCATCGACCCCCGGCGCGGCAGCTACCGCACCATCCGCCTGTTGCGCGGCGGCGCGGAACTGGGCAGCTTCGACCTGTACCCCTTCGCGCTCAAGGGCGCGCTGCCGCTGGTGCGCCTGCTGGATGGCGACACCATCGTGGTGGGCGAAAAGGGTCCGGCCGTGTCCGCCAGCGGCGAGATACGCAACGCTGCGCGCTTCGAATTCCGCAAGGGCGAGGCCACCGGCGCGAAACTGGCCGAAATGGCCGATCCGCTGGCCACGGCCTCGCACGCCAGCATCGTGGGCACCCGCAACGGCGCGCCCTTCAACCTGTACCTGCCCCTGCGCGAATTCCGCACCCTGCCGCTGGCCGACGGCGACCGGGTGGAATTTCTGGCCGACACCCCCGGCGACACCATCATGGTCGAGGTGCAGGGGGCCATCCGGGGGGCGTCGCGTTTTCCGCTGAAGCGCACCGCCCGCCTGCGCGACGTGCAGCAGTACATTGCCGTGGATGCCGACCGGGCCGACCTTTCCGGCCTGTACATCAAGCGGCGCAGCGTGGCGGCCCGCCAGAAGCGCGCCATAGAGGACGCCCTGCGCAGGCTGGAGGAAAGCTCGTTCACGGCCACCTCGGCCAGCCCGGAAGAAGCGCAGATTCGCAACCACGAGGCGGAGATGATCGCCAAGTTCGCCGAAAAGGCCCGCAACGTCACGCCCGAGGGCATCGTGGTGGTGGGCAGCGGCGGCAAGGTGGCCGACATCGCGCTGGAGGACGGCGACGTCATCGTCATTCCGGAAAAGAGCGACGTGGTGCTGGTGACCGGCGAGGTGGTTATGCCCCAGGCCATCGTGTGGAACGGCGACAGGCGCCTGAAGGACTACGTGCGGGGCGCGGGCGGCTACACCAACCGCGCGGATACCGGCAACATCCTGCTGGTGCGTCCCAACGGCGAGGTGTTCCGCACGTCCGACACCACCATTGCGGCGGGGGACCAGGTGCTGGTGCTGCCCCGCGTGGATTCCAAGAACCTGCAAACGGTCAAGGACATGTCGCAGATTCTCTACCAGATCGCGGTGGCGACCAAGGTGGTCATCGGCCTGTAG
- a CDS encoding DVU3141 family protein produces MFAIRRLRPAAVLALCALCVLPVLLAACGGRQQPAPQAQEQALPAKPVLEFMTSNPAGASAVLDDPEFGTGIRVVVEGLFTSATGEECRRATLLSQHGEAEVVIACRPAGSGDDVAWQMAPRIWGQGIARPAQ; encoded by the coding sequence ATGTTCGCCATCCGCCGTCTCCGCCCCGCCGCCGTGCTGGCCCTGTGCGCCCTGTGCGTGCTGCCCGTCCTGCTCGCCGCCTGCGGGGGGCGCCAGCAGCCCGCGCCGCAGGCGCAGGAACAGGCCCTGCCCGCCAAACCCGTCCTGGAATTCATGACCAGCAATCCGGCCGGGGCGTCTGCCGTTCTGGACGACCCGGAATTCGGCACCGGCATCCGGGTGGTGGTGGAGGGTCTGTTCACCTCCGCCACGGGAGAGGAATGCCGCCGCGCCACCCTGCTGTCCCAGCACGGCGAGGCAGAGGTGGTCATAGCCTGCCGCCCGGCTGGCAGCGGCGACGACGTTGCGTGGCAGATGGCCCCGCGCATCTGGGGGCAGGGGATAGCCCGCCCCGCGCAATAG
- a CDS encoding sigma 54-interacting transcriptional regulator — MNALESGRFLREVINTINDGFFLVGPDGRILMANPALERLTGYEAGELVGQTCAILNCDACVRSRSLGGGHWCRLFDRKDEHRKRCTLVRRDGTSITVLKNAKVLKEDGRVIAAVETITDISAVVEKDRRIEELSRLLGSDEGFAGMVGTSSAMQRVFRIIERAAESDAPVLVLGPSGTGKELAARAIHELGRRKNGAYVQLNCAALNEALLESELFGHVRGAFTGAIRDRQGRFEAAHGGDIFLDEIGDIPLPIQVKLLRVLETKRIERVGDNASREVDVRIIAATNRDLGRLVRAGRFREDLLFRINVIPIHLPPLADRREDIPLLAAHFLKGIRERDGRDVTGLTPEALRLLTAYGWPGNVRELRSALEYACVIADGGRLGVEHLPQHIAGAGWHPECAGTGGAAGYTGQASQIGHAGTGDRHPGLHPARAGHEGQENMPHTETGIAPSAGAFGYGGRPARHERERAELVEALRSAGGNVSEAARLLGVHRGTVRNRMLRHGIDVHKAVAG, encoded by the coding sequence ATGAACGCCCTGGAATCCGGCCGCTTCCTGCGCGAGGTCATCAACACCATCAACGACGGCTTCTTCCTGGTGGGGCCGGATGGCCGCATCCTGATGGCCAACCCGGCCCTGGAGCGGTTGACCGGCTACGAGGCGGGCGAACTGGTGGGCCAGACCTGCGCCATTCTCAATTGCGATGCCTGCGTGCGCTCGCGCTCGCTGGGCGGCGGCCACTGGTGCCGCCTGTTCGACCGCAAGGACGAGCACCGCAAGCGTTGCACTCTGGTGCGGCGTGACGGCACGTCCATCACCGTGCTCAAGAATGCCAAGGTGCTGAAGGAGGATGGCCGGGTCATCGCGGCGGTGGAGACCATCACCGACATTTCCGCCGTGGTGGAAAAGGACCGGCGCATCGAGGAGCTTTCGCGCCTGCTGGGTTCCGACGAGGGCTTCGCGGGCATGGTGGGTACTTCGTCCGCCATGCAGCGGGTGTTCCGGATCATCGAGCGGGCGGCGGAAAGCGATGCCCCGGTGCTGGTGCTGGGGCCATCGGGCACGGGCAAGGAACTGGCGGCACGGGCCATCCACGAACTGGGCCGCCGCAAGAACGGGGCCTACGTGCAGTTGAACTGCGCGGCCCTGAACGAGGCGCTGCTGGAAAGCGAGTTGTTCGGCCATGTGCGCGGGGCGTTCACCGGGGCCATCCGCGACCGGCAGGGCCGGTTCGAGGCGGCCCACGGCGGCGACATCTTTCTGGACGAGATAGGCGACATCCCCCTGCCCATCCAGGTGAAGCTGCTGCGCGTGCTGGAAACCAAGCGCATCGAGCGGGTGGGCGACAACGCCTCGCGCGAGGTGGACGTGCGCATCATTGCCGCCACCAACCGCGACCTGGGGCGGCTGGTGCGGGCGGGCAGGTTCCGCGAGGACCTGCTGTTCCGCATCAACGTCATCCCCATCCACCTGCCGCCGCTGGCCGACCGGCGAGAGGACATTCCCCTGCTGGCCGCCCATTTCCTGAAAGGCATCCGCGAGCGCGACGGACGCGACGTGACCGGCCTGACGCCGGAGGCCCTGCGCCTGCTGACGGCCTACGGGTGGCCGGGCAACGTGCGCGAACTGCGCAGCGCACTGGAATATGCCTGCGTCATCGCCGATGGGGGGAGGCTGGGCGTGGAGCATTTGCCCCAGCATATCGCGGGGGCGGGGTGGCACCCGGAATGCGCCGGAACGGGCGGGGCGGCGGGGTACACCGGCCAGGCCAGTCAGATCGGGCACGCCGGAACGGGCGACCGGCATCCGGGGCTGCATCCGGCCCGGGCCGGGCACGAAGGGCAGGAGAACATGCCCCACACGGAAACGGGCATTGCACCGTCTGCTGGCGCGTTCGGCTACGGGGGGCGCCCGGCCCGGCACGAGCGCGAACGGGCCGAACTGGTGGAAGCCCTGCGCTCCGCCGGGGGCAATGTGTCCGAGGCGGCGCGCCTGCTGGGGGTGCACCGGGGCACGGTGCGCAACCGCATGCTGCGCCATGGCATCGATGTGCACAAGGCCGTGGCGGGGTAG
- a CDS encoding 4Fe-4S dicluster domain-containing protein, with translation MTSRTIDAASPRRLSRRGFLKGLAGTGLAGSASLATGMFPSAAAGTSAGGSAPVPAGREMAGNDGPFATLIDISACVGCGACVQVCHDRNAARYPEPKKPFPPMFPASVKAEDWSARRDTDDRLTPYNWLYIQSVTVQHGGQHGGQQVELNIPRRCLHCDNPPCANLCPWGAARREASGTVSIDADICLGGAKCRTVCPWHIPQRQTGVGLYLDLLPRYAGNGVMYKCDRCADVVARGGTPACIEACPNAVQSIGPRDAIIAEARRLAAERGWHLYGLDENGGTSTIYLSPVPFAAIQAALDAATKAATNVSGPSAGQDAAQDAGKAPVQASATLGPGRPHFHAVADAMRDETMLAAALVTAPLAGAGAALLRVARGIGDMARADADGTNAPNAATTPDRPDTPTCRLSTAVDCPTCPPRRVDDATDDLDATPVSHPLPVARWLWIACASVLGVTGMAQMPIAARYGIAAVPGLAWTADFYFTHLLHYGAAAVLLALGAWLTVRACAGPRSARLFTAQRLSTPYRHPALYHLTGGGTLRLWLVAALIVTGAMRVGKNLPGFDWGPTLTMYLDWTHLGLAGLLGIVSLVLALTGRSAWTATTPGMAPSPGHHPAHPPRA, from the coding sequence ATGACCTCACGCACCATCGACGCAGCATCCCCCCGCCGCCTTTCGCGGCGCGGTTTCCTCAAGGGCCTTGCGGGCACCGGGCTCGCCGGGTCCGCCTCCCTCGCAACCGGCATGTTCCCCTCCGCGGCGGCGGGCACGAGCGCGGGTGGCAGCGCGCCCGTGCCCGCCGGACGGGAAATGGCCGGAAACGACGGCCCCTTCGCCACACTTATCGACATTTCCGCCTGCGTGGGCTGCGGAGCCTGCGTGCAGGTCTGCCACGACCGCAACGCGGCCCGGTATCCGGAACCCAAAAAGCCCTTTCCGCCCATGTTCCCGGCCTCGGTGAAGGCCGAGGACTGGTCCGCCCGGCGCGACACGGACGACCGGCTGACCCCCTACAACTGGCTGTACATCCAGAGCGTGACAGTGCAGCACGGCGGGCAGCACGGCGGGCAGCAGGTGGAACTGAACATCCCCCGCCGCTGCCTGCACTGCGATAACCCACCCTGCGCCAACCTGTGCCCGTGGGGCGCGGCCCGGCGCGAGGCCAGCGGCACCGTGTCCATCGACGCGGACATCTGTCTGGGCGGGGCCAAGTGCCGCACGGTGTGCCCGTGGCACATCCCCCAGCGCCAGACGGGCGTTGGCCTGTATCTGGACCTGCTGCCCCGCTACGCGGGCAACGGCGTGATGTACAAGTGCGACCGCTGCGCCGACGTGGTGGCACGCGGCGGCACCCCAGCCTGCATCGAAGCCTGCCCCAACGCGGTGCAGTCCATCGGCCCGCGCGATGCCATCATCGCCGAGGCCCGCCGTCTGGCTGCCGAGCGCGGCTGGCATCTGTACGGGCTGGACGAAAACGGCGGCACCTCGACCATCTATCTTTCGCCCGTGCCCTTCGCGGCAATTCAGGCGGCGCTGGATGCCGCGACAAAGGCTGCGACGAACGTTTCCGGGCCGAGTGCCGGACAGGACGCCGCACAGGACGCCGGAAAGGCTCCGGTACAGGCTTCCGCCACGCTGGGTCCCGGCAGGCCGCATTTCCACGCCGTGGCCGACGCCATGCGGGACGAAACCATGCTGGCCGCCGCGCTGGTCACCGCGCCGCTGGCCGGTGCCGGGGCCGCCCTGCTGCGCGTGGCGCGCGGCATCGGCGACATGGCTCGCGCAGATGCCGACGGTACGAACGCGCCAAATGCGGCAACGACCCCAGACAGGCCGGACACCCCGACCTGCCGCCTGTCCACTGCCGTCGACTGTCCCACCTGCCCGCCCCGCAGGGTAGATGACGCCACAGACGATCTTGACGCTACGCCCGTATCCCATCCCCTGCCCGTGGCCCGCTGGCTGTGGATCGCCTGCGCCAGCGTGCTCGGCGTCACCGGCATGGCCCAGATGCCCATTGCCGCGCGCTATGGCATTGCCGCCGTGCCCGGCCTGGCCTGGACTGCCGACTTCTACTTCACCCACCTGCTGCACTACGGGGCCGCCGCCGTGCTGCTGGCACTTGGTGCGTGGCTGACCGTGCGGGCTTGTGCCGGGCCGCGCAGCGCCCGCCTGTTCACCGCCCAGCGCCTTTCCACCCCGTATCGCCACCCCGCCCTGTATCACCTGACGGGCGGCGGCACGCTACGCCTGTGGCTGGTGGCGGCGCTCATCGTTACCGGGGCCATGCGGGTGGGCAAGAACCTGCCCGGCTTCGACTGGGGCCCCACCCTGACCATGTACCTGGACTGGACGCATCTTGGCCTTGCCGGGCTGCTGGGCATCGTCTCGCTGGTGCTGGCCCTGACGGGCCGTTCCGCCTGGACCGCCACCACCCCCGGCATGGCTCCGTCGCCCGGTCACCATCCCGCACATCCGCCCCGCGCGTAG
- a CDS encoding tetrathionate reductase family octaheme c-type cytochrome, protein MSSPHVSPHRAHGGSPPIPLIPPVQPILLLLLLCLLPGLALTLAPVAPARAAQLATGVPVGATGAVKKPEAHVITADHSRHPALQQPFATPQEVTRACLSCHNAAAQQVHKTIHWTWLDPADPERKMGKGGITFNNFCIAIPSNEPRCTSCHAGFGWKNAQFDFSSQENVDCMVCHDHTGTYKKFPTMAGLPASEPTEFEGKTFNPPDYNAIAASVGRPTRDNCGVCHFYGGGGDAVKHGDLDSTMFKPSRELDVHMDVKGANFTCQRCHTTEAHVIAGRTYKQPAFTERTSVLDDDRVHRIACESCHTATPHKAGHKANDHTDKLACQTCHIPAFAREMATKMWWDWSTAGKKKDGKPFAEKGPFGKPSYDSKKGDFRWEKDVTPEYHWSNGRMEFLLLTDKIADTAKPVEINRIDGGPADPKSRIMPFKAHRGRQPFDAGNRTFVAPHLFGKDDAAYWKNYDWMKAVEAGQKSLNLPFSGKLEFVETVYYYPITHQVAPKEKSVACGECHKPGGSRLAAVGGVWMPGRDRNVGVDAAGWIAVAGSVLAVGVHGFLRLAARGRNNRKED, encoded by the coding sequence ATGTCGTCGCCACACGTTTCGCCCCACCGGGCACATGGCGGTTCGCCGCCAATCCCGTTAATCCCGCCAGTACAGCCGATCCTGCTGCTCCTGCTGCTGTGCCTGCTGCCGGGCCTTGCCCTGACCCTTGCGCCGGTGGCCCCGGCCCGCGCCGCGCAACTGGCCACCGGGGTGCCCGTAGGGGCCACCGGCGCGGTGAAGAAGCCGGAAGCCCACGTCATCACCGCCGATCATTCCCGCCACCCGGCCCTGCAACAGCCCTTTGCCACCCCGCAGGAAGTGACCAGGGCCTGCCTGTCGTGCCACAACGCCGCCGCGCAGCAGGTGCACAAGACCATCCACTGGACCTGGCTGGACCCCGCCGACCCGGAACGCAAGATGGGCAAGGGCGGCATCACCTTCAACAACTTCTGCATCGCCATTCCCTCCAACGAGCCGCGCTGCACCTCGTGCCACGCGGGCTTCGGCTGGAAGAACGCGCAGTTCGACTTCTCGTCGCAGGAAAACGTGGACTGCATGGTCTGTCACGACCACACCGGCACCTACAAGAAATTCCCCACCATGGCCGGGCTGCCCGCCAGCGAACCCACCGAGTTCGAGGGCAAGACGTTCAACCCGCCCGACTACAACGCCATTGCCGCCTCCGTGGGCCGTCCCACCCGCGACAACTGCGGCGTCTGCCACTTCTACGGCGGCGGGGGCGACGCGGTGAAGCACGGCGACCTTGATTCCACCATGTTCAAGCCCAGCCGCGAACTGGACGTGCACATGGACGTGAAGGGCGCCAACTTCACCTGCCAGCGCTGCCACACCACCGAGGCCCACGTCATTGCCGGGCGCACCTACAAGCAGCCCGCCTTCACCGAACGCACCAGCGTGCTGGACGACGACCGGGTGCACCGCATCGCCTGCGAATCGTGCCATACCGCAACCCCGCACAAGGCCGGGCACAAGGCCAACGACCATACCGACAAGCTGGCCTGCCAGACCTGCCACATTCCCGCCTTTGCGCGCGAAATGGCCACCAAGATGTGGTGGGACTGGTCCACGGCGGGCAAGAAGAAGGACGGCAAGCCGTTCGCGGAAAAGGGGCCCTTCGGCAAGCCCAGCTACGACAGCAAGAAGGGCGACTTTCGCTGGGAAAAGGACGTCACCCCCGAATACCACTGGTCCAACGGACGCATGGAATTCCTGCTGCTGACCGACAAGATTGCCGACACCGCGAAGCCCGTGGAAATCAACCGCATCGACGGCGGCCCGGCAGACCCCAAGTCGCGCATCATGCCCTTCAAGGCACACCGGGGCCGCCAGCCCTTCGACGCGGGCAACCGCACCTTCGTGGCGCCGCACCTGTTCGGCAAGGACGACGCCGCCTACTGGAAGAACTATGACTGGATGAAGGCCGTGGAGGCCGGGCAGAAGTCGCTGAATCTGCCCTTCAGCGGCAAGCTGGAATTCGTGGAGACCGTCTACTACTACCCCATCACCCACCAGGTGGCCCCCAAGGAAAAGTCCGTGGCCTGCGGCGAATGCCACAAGCCTGGGGGCAGCCGCCTTGCCGCCGTGGGCGGGGTGTGGATGCCGGGGCGCGACCGCAACGTGGGCGTGGACGCTGCCGGGTGGATCGCCGTTGCCGGGTCCGTGCTGGCCGTGGGCGTGCACGGGTTCCTGCGCCTGGCCGCGCGTGGCCGCAACAACCGCAAGGAGGACTAG
- a CDS encoding cytochrome b/b6 domain-containing protein, translated as MHATERLYLYSRFERFWHWAQTVLILVLLVTGFEIHGTFTLLGFGRAFAVHNFCAWSWLVLYAFIVFWMAVTDEWKHYVPTFLKLMDVVRYYLSGIFKGEPHPVPKSERAKHNPLQRLTYLGIVSFLVPFQMITGFLYYTYNQWPQLGFAGSLTLKAVAVLHTLGALAFLAFVIVHVYMTTTGHTLTAHIAAMFTGYEDVPRNGVKPEA; from the coding sequence ATGCACGCCACCGAACGACTCTACCTGTACAGCCGGTTCGAGCGGTTCTGGCACTGGGCGCAGACCGTGCTCATCCTGGTGCTGCTGGTCACCGGCTTCGAAATCCACGGCACCTTCACCCTGCTGGGCTTTGGCCGCGCCTTCGCCGTGCACAACTTCTGCGCGTGGTCGTGGCTGGTGCTGTATGCCTTCATCGTGTTCTGGATGGCCGTCACCGACGAGTGGAAGCACTACGTGCCCACCTTCCTGAAGCTGATGGACGTGGTGCGCTACTACCTTTCCGGCATCTTCAAGGGGGAACCACACCCCGTGCCCAAGAGCGAACGCGCCAAGCACAACCCCCTGCAACGGCTGACCTACCTCGGCATCGTCTCGTTTCTCGTACCGTTCCAGATGATCACCGGGTTTCTCTACTACACCTACAACCAGTGGCCGCAGCTCGGCTTTGCGGGCAGCCTGACCCTGAAGGCCGTGGCCGTGCTGCACACCCTGGGGGCCCTCGCCTTCCTGGCCTTCGTCATCGTGCACGTCTACATGACCACCACCGGCCACACCTTGACCGCGCACATCGCCGCCATGTTCACCGGCTACGAGGATGTGCCCCGCAACGGCGTGAAGCCGGAGGCGTAG
- a CDS encoding 6-phosphofructo-2-kinase/fructose-2,6-bisphosphatase, with protein sequence MNKLYVVMVGLPARGKSTMARRIREGLEAEDFRVEVFNNGEIRRSMLGVDSARPEFYDPDNAEGRARREEIARLNIAAARDYLAGNGHVAILDATNASRARRATIEAMLTDHPLLFVECVNDDPVALGAAIRRKTQMPEFARDTTQAAMESFTKRIHYYERMYAPCADESCWVRVDTLENRVVGEQIGGRVPYYHRIRDILVSAWVRNLYLIRHGETYYNVEGRIGGDSDLTLRGQAQAKALAAHFADIEVPYIFTSTRKRSAQTAAPMREARPGATVMALPEFDEIDAGECESLRYDDIRRKFPDAFAARQRDKFHYVYPGGEGYVTLRERVERGVRRALFLAGGAPGVMIIGHQAINRMILSHFLYRRTEDVPYIFIPQTQFYHIVATQRKKLFELVRFM encoded by the coding sequence ATGAACAAGCTCTACGTCGTCATGGTCGGCCTGCCCGCGCGGGGCAAATCCACCATGGCCCGCCGCATCCGCGAGGGCCTGGAGGCAGAGGACTTCCGCGTCGAGGTGTTCAACAACGGCGAAATCCGTCGCTCCATGCTGGGCGTGGATTCCGCCCGCCCGGAATTCTACGACCCGGACAACGCGGAAGGCCGTGCCCGGCGCGAGGAAATAGCCCGGCTGAACATTGCCGCCGCGCGCGACTACCTGGCGGGCAACGGGCACGTGGCCATTCTGGATGCCACCAACGCCAGCCGTGCCCGGCGGGCCACCATAGAGGCCATGCTCACGGATCATCCGCTGCTGTTCGTGGAATGCGTCAACGACGATCCGGTGGCGCTGGGCGCGGCCATCCGGCGCAAGACGCAGATGCCGGAATTCGCGCGGGATACCACGCAGGCGGCCATGGAAAGCTTTACCAAGCGCATCCACTACTACGAGCGCATGTATGCCCCGTGCGCCGACGAGTCGTGCTGGGTGCGGGTGGATACGCTGGAAAACCGCGTGGTGGGCGAACAGATAGGCGGGCGGGTGCCGTACTACCACCGCATCCGGGACATTCTGGTGTCCGCGTGGGTGCGCAACCTGTACCTGATCCGGCACGGCGAGACCTACTACAACGTGGAAGGGCGCATTGGCGGCGATTCGGACCTGACCCTGCGCGGGCAGGCCCAGGCCAAGGCGCTGGCCGCGCATTTTGCGGATATCGAGGTGCCGTACATCTTCACCTCTACCCGCAAGCGCTCGGCGCAGACGGCGGCCCCCATGCGCGAGGCGCGTCCGGGTGCCACGGTGATGGCCCTGCCGGAGTTCGACGAGATCGACGCGGGCGAGTGCGAGAGCCTGCGGTACGACGACATCCGTCGCAAGTTTCCGGATGCCTTCGCGGCCCGCCAGCGCGACAAGTTTCACTACGTGTATCCGGGCGGCGAGGGCTACGTGACCCTGCGCGAGCGGGTGGAGCGCGGGGTGCGCCGGGCGCTGTTTCTGGCCGGGGGCGCGCCGGGGGTGATGATCATCGGGCATCAGGCCATCAACCGGATGATCCTGTCACACTTCCTGTACCGGCGGACGGAGGATGTGCCGTACATCTTCATTCCGCAGACGCAGTTCTACCACATAGTGGCCACGCAGCGGAAAAAGCTGTTCGAGTTGGTGCGCTTCATGTGA
- a CDS encoding MipA/OmpV family protein: protein MLHSLRSITFACIVMLAAMSASAHAEDDGWPTRQAEQQDGSAAQPGTRNWEVSVGGGALYGPAYEGSDRYKVAPIPDISVSYKEGLFFANIWDGIGSYPLMGEDYKVGASVGYAPGRQEDDDRDTLRGMGDIDGGATANLMGEYSFGQITASGKISTGTEDYGTTAKLELGTMFPVAERFTVMGSAGATWADEEHMETYFGVSSAQSARSGHRRHHADAGIKSVGFTVGVIYSVTDKWDVKLMVMGDQLLGDAADSPIVKSEFNPSVLLSVSYTFDFD, encoded by the coding sequence ATGTTGCACAGTCTGCGTTCAATCACGTTTGCATGCATCGTCATGCTTGCCGCCATGTCCGCCAGTGCCCATGCCGAGGATGATGGCTGGCCCACCCGACAAGCGGAACAGCAAGACGGTTCCGCCGCACAACCGGGCACGAGGAACTGGGAAGTTTCAGTGGGCGGCGGAGCGCTTTACGGGCCTGCCTATGAAGGTTCCGACAGGTACAAGGTCGCGCCAATCCCCGATATTTCCGTGAGCTACAAGGAGGGTTTGTTCTTCGCGAACATCTGGGACGGAATCGGCAGTTATCCCCTGATGGGCGAGGACTACAAGGTTGGCGCCTCGGTGGGGTACGCCCCGGGCCGACAGGAAGACGACGACAGGGATACCCTGCGCGGCATGGGCGACATCGACGGGGGTGCGACGGCCAACCTGATGGGGGAGTACAGCTTTGGCCAAATCACTGCGTCCGGAAAAATTTCAACGGGGACGGAAGATTACGGCACGACGGCAAAGCTGGAACTGGGCACCATGTTTCCCGTTGCCGAGCGGTTCACGGTCATGGGGTCGGCTGGTGCAACCTGGGCCGATGAAGAACACATGGAGACCTACTTCGGCGTTTCTTCCGCACAATCCGCGCGTTCCGGCCACAGGCGCCATCATGCGGACGCCGGTATCAAGTCCGTCGGCTTCACCGTCGGCGTCATTTATTCCGTTACGGATAAGTGGGATGTAAAGCTTATGGTGATGGGCGATCAACTGTTGGGCGATGCGGCGGACAGCCCGATCGTGAAGAGCGAGTTCAATCCGTCAGTATTGCTGTCCGTAAGCTATACATTCGACTTCGACTAA